The following nucleotide sequence is from Halorussus caseinilyticus.
ACACGGTCCGGAGTTACCCGCGGCCGCGACGAGGAACACGCCGTTGTTCGTCGCGTACTGCACCGCGTCCTTGAGCGCCGAGGAGCCGGAGCTGGCACCGAGCGACATCGACCCAACGTCCCAGCCTTGGTCGGCGACGTACTCGACACCCGCCGCGATGTCCGAGAACGAACCGCTCCCACACTTGTCGAGGACCTTCACCGCGTGGAGGGTCACGTCGGGCGCGGCACCGACGACTCCCTGACTGTTGTTGTCGCCTGCGGCGATACCGGCACAGTGTGTGCCGTGGTTGTTGTCGTCGGTCCACGAGTAGTTACACGTGTTGTTCGCGGGTTTCGCACCGTAGCGACAGCCACCGCTCGTGTTGCAGGAGACGAACGCCTTCCCTGCGCCGAGTTTGTCGGTCAGGTCGGGGTGGTCGTCGTCGATACCCGTGTCGAGGATGGCCACGTCCGCACCCGCGCCGAGTTCGCCGTTGGCGTGGAGAACGTCGGAGTCCACGCGCTCCTGACCCCACGGCAGACTCTCGGCGAGCGCGTGCATCGTGCCGTTCTGCTCGACGTAGCGCACGTTCGGGTTGTTCTCCAATCCGGAGACGGCTTTCTTGGCCGCGCGCATCGTCACGACATCGATGGAGTTGAAGTCACGGACCACTTCGTCGGCCGCGCTGAGCGCCTTCTGACGCCCGCTTTCGGACTTGAACCCGACGTTGACCTCCACCGTGTCGTCGGGTTTCGCCGCCGCGAGACCACTGCCTGCCGCCGCAGTCGCCACCGACGCACCGGCCATCTTGAGAACGTTCCGCCTCGAAACACCATTGTCGTTATCTAGCATGGCAATTAATCCATAATGCCGGTTACTAATAAGTTTTTCTTATTTTGCTGTGAAAATAACTCTCTGAGGCCGTATTTTCTTACGATTCCGATTTCATCTGACGAAGTATTAAAAAGAGGTGGAGTAGTACGAGCCGCCTCGGTCGGAATCGGCGACGGCGCGCGAGACGAGCGCCGACTTCCTCGAAGTCGGCGCTCGGTGACGGGACTCGGCAGTCGCTTCGAGGCGACTGGTCGAGAAGCGACGGAAACAGAAACGCGGCGAAGCGAAAGCGCAACGAAACGGGAACGCGG
It contains:
- a CDS encoding S8 family serine peptidase — protein: MLDNDNGVSRRNVLKMAGASVATAAAGSGLAAAKPDDTVEVNVGFKSESGRQKALSAADEVVRDFNSIDVVTMRAAKKAVSGLENNPNVRYVEQNGTMHALAESLPWGQERVDSDVLHANGELGAGADVAILDTGIDDDHPDLTDKLGAGKAFVSCNTSGGCRYGAKPANNTCNYSWTDDNNHGTHCAGIAAGDNNSQGVVGAAPDVTLHAVKVLDKCGSGSFSDIAAGVEYVADQGWDVGSMSLGASSGSSALKDAVQYATNNGVFLVAAAGNSGPCTDCVGYPAAYSEVMAVSSTASDDSLSDFSSQGPEVDIAAPGTDIYSSVANGGYDTYSGTSMATPHVAGVAGQLASNGTTGSNIRSTLANSAENIGLASNESGAGLLDAAAALGYDSSDST